The following coding sequences lie in one Saimiri boliviensis isolate mSaiBol1 chromosome 6, mSaiBol1.pri, whole genome shotgun sequence genomic window:
- the CDC42EP2 gene encoding cdc42 effector protein 2, whose translation MSTKVPIYLKRGSRKGKKEKLRDLLSSDMISPPLGDFRHTIHIGSGGGSDMFGDISFLQGKFHLLPGTVVEGPEEDGTFDLPFQFTRTATVCGRELPDGPSPLLKNAISLPVIGGPQALTLPTAQAPPKPPRLHLETPQPSPPEAENVDIWRIPEAGSPHSGLTPESGAEEPFLSHASSLLSLHVDLGPSILDDVLQIMDQDLDRVQIPT comes from the coding sequence ATGTCCACCAAGGTGCCCATCTATCTGAAGCGTGGCAGTCGCAAAGGCAAGAAGGAGAAACTTCGGGACCTGCTGTCCTCGGATATGATCAGCCCGCCACTGGGGGACTTCCGCCACACCATTCACATCGGCAGCGGTGGCGGCAGCGACATGTTTGGTGACATCTCCTTCCTGCAGGGCAAATTCCACCTGCTGCCAGGGACCGTGGTGGAAGGGCCTGAGGAAGACGGCACCTTTGACCTCCCCTTCCAGTTCACCCGCACCGCCACTGTGTGTGGGCGGGAGCTCCCAGATGGCCCGTCCCCTCTGCTCAAGAACGCCATCTCCCTCCCAGTCATTGGTGGACCCCAGGCTCTCACCCTGCCCACAGCCCAGGCTCCACCCAAGCCCCCTCGCCTGCACCTGGAGACCCCTCAGCCTTCCCCACCAGAGGCAGAGAACGTGGACATCTGGAGGATTCCAGAGGCTGGCTCCCCCCACAGCGGGCTGACCCCAGAGTCAGGGGCCGAGGAGCCCTTCCTGTCCCATGCCAGCTCCCTACTGTCCCTGCACGTGGACCTGGGCCCTTCTATCCTGGACGATGTCCTGCAGATCATGGATCAGGACCTGGACAGAGTGCAGATCCCCACATAG